ACTTAAACCTATTAGAAGATATAGATATTTTGGAGATAAATGAGGCTTTTGCAGGACAAACATTAGGATGTTTAATGGAATTAGGAATAGATTTAAACTCAGATTTTTACAAAACTAAATTTAATCCACATGGAGGAGCTGTAGCTTTAGGACATCCATTAGGAATGTCTGGAGCACGTATAATAACTTCTATTTTATATGAATTTAAAAATCGTCCAGAAATACGTTATGCTATTGCATCAGCTTGTATAGGTGGAGGCCAAGGAATAGCTCTATTAATAGAAAATGGATATTATAATCATGAAAAATAAAGATAATTTTTATAAAAGATTATTAAATCTATCTATAGGAATAATATTAAATGGTTTTGCAGTAACACTTTTTGTAATGAGCAATTTGGGGACATCTACGGTGTCCTCAATTCCATATATTGTTAGTAAAATAATGGGTATAAATTTGGGAGTTATGCTTATCTCTTTCCAAGTGCTTTTAATTGGGATTTTAATCTTAATTCGTGGGTTTAAGATGACAGATTTATATTCAGTAATTGTTGGAATTTGTTTTGGAACAATAGTAGATGTTTGGACTTATATTTTAAAAAATATTGGTATTGATACACTTTTTCCAATGATCCTTTTAATAACTGGAATTTTATTACTTCCATTAGGAATAACACTTACAATAGAAAGTAATCTTTGTGCTATTCCATTTGATTTATTTGTTAAGGATATAGCTATTTTAACTAAAGTTAAAATAGCTAAAGTAAAAACTATATTTGATATTTCATGCATAATAATTACATTGACACTATCTTTTGTATTTTTAGGAAAGAATTTAGGGATAGGAATAGGAACTATTATATCTACACTTATCACAGGAAAATTAATAGGATTTTATACTCAAATTCTTCATAAAAAGGGATAAATATAATATTATTTGGAGGAGAATATGGAAAAAATTAGGCAAAGATTTTATTACGATAAAGCTACTTTTTTAAAAATTTTCGTATGTTTCTTAATACTAGGAATATTTTGGGTAATTCCACCAATAGAACCTATAACTAAGATTGGAATGAGAGTAATAGGAAGTTTTATTAGTGCAGTTTTATTACTTTCTATTGTTGATACTGTGTGGCCAGTATTTTTTACCTTTTTAACTTTAGTAATGTCTGGAGTAATGGATCTGAATCAGATTTTAGCTGGATCATTAGGAAATTGGATATTTACTTTTGTTGTAACAAGTTTTATTATGACAATAGCTTTAAATGAAGTTGGATTTACATCTCGTTTAACAACTTATTATATGTCTAGAAAATTTGTAAATAATAGTCCTTGGACATTTACATTTGCTTTCTATACAATAGCTATGTTAATAGGAATGTTTATGGATCAAGCAGCAGTTGCAGCATTTTTTATACCTTTTACTATTGCTATATTAAGAAAATTAGGTTATGATAAAAATGATAAATATTCTCATGTATTATTAATGGGAGTTGTGTTTGCAATAAATATTGGAGGAGCAGCAACACCAATTTCTCATTCATTAGCTCTTTTAGGGTTAGGGATATATGAGCAGGCTACAGGACAAGCGGTAAATTTATTAACGTATATGATATATGGTATACCAGTTGCTATAGTTTTGATGATTATAATGTGTTTAGTAATCCGTTTTATAATAAAACCAGATGTTTCAAAATTACAAAACTTAGAGATAGATAAAATTTTAGAAAAAACAGAACCAATGGATTTAAAAGAAAAAGTAACAGCAATTATATTTTTTACAACAGTATTCTTCTGGGTATTTCCTGGATTCTTAATGTTATTCTTAAGTAAAGGACATCCGTTAATTCAAATATTCAGTAAATTTCCACTTACATTCTGGTCTTTACTAGCAGTAGTTTTATTGTCTGTAATTCGTATTAATAATGAGCCTATTATGAATTTAAAAGTTACAATAGAAAATAAATTCTCTTGGGGAATAATATTTTTCATATCTATTGGAGTATTATTAGGAAGTGCAGTTTCTAATCCTAAAGTAGGATTAAGTGAATTTGTAATCTTAAAGTTAAAACCTATTTTAGATACAGCATCTCCTCTAACAGTGGTTTTACTTTTTGCTTTTATAACTATATTATTAACTAACTTTGCATCTAATGTAACTACAATAACAGTAATGACAGGAGTAGCAGTAACAGTTGCAATGGCAAATAGTAATTTAAGTATTGAAGGATTAGTTTTAACTACAACTATGTGTGGATCATTAGCTTATGTGTTACCATCTTCTTTTGCAACAATTGCAATGCTACACTCTGATGAATATTCAAACAGTAAAATGGTTATTAAATATGGAAGTTTAATGGTGCTTATATCAACAGTAGTTACAACTTTTATAGGTTATCAAATAGTTTCGTTATTTGCATAGAATTAAATATTTATTAGATTTTTTCTAAGGAGAATAATTATGAATATACAAAATATCGAATACTTTATTTATATCTGTGAGAATAATTATAATATAACTAAAGCAAGTAAAAATCTTCACATTTCTCAACCAGCATTGAGCAAAATGTTAATTGGACTGGAAGATAGTTTAGAAGCAATTCTTTTTGTAAGAGATAAAGGGAGACTAGTGGGATTAACAGAGGCAGGAAAGATAGTTTTAGAAAGTTATAAAGAGGTTAATCTAATAAACAAACAGATGAGAAAAAAGATTAAAGAGTCTCAGAAAATAAAATTACCAATAGTCAGAATAGGAATATCCCCATATATTATAGATATTATTTTAGGAAAGTATTTAAATGAAATCTATGATAATGAAAAATATAGAATAGAGTTTATAGAGGCGATTGGAGAGGACTTAATTAATAAATTTGAAAATAATATATTTGATATTTTAATATCATTGAATAACTATAATATGAATAAACATAATTATTATTCTGAAAGAATAGTAGCAGATGAGTATATAGCTATAGTAAATAAAGATAATCTTCTTAATAGAAAAGAGAAACTTCATTGGAGTGATTTAAAAAATTATACTATTGCTATTCCTGCTAAAGGAAATCAAATAAATACTCAAATTATGAGAATATTGGATAAGGAAAATATACCAATTTTCAATTTATTAAGTATTCCATCTATAACTCATTTAATAGAGATTGTTCATGAAAAGGATATTATAACAGTTTTACCAAAAATCTTTTATGAAAAATATAAAAATAAAGAAGATATTAAAATAATACATTTTGAAAAACCTAAGTTTTGGGAGGTTGATATAAATATATTACGCGAAAATAGAATTGAAGATTCTGTTATATTTGAAATTTTAGGAAAAATAAAGAAGTTAATTAAAAAAAATTTTTCTCAAGATTTAGTTTAAAATACAGTTAAAAATGGAGTATTATAAAATTAATATCATTTTGTAACATACTATTAATTTAAATTAAAAATGAGGAAAGATTTTTATTTATAATTATATAATATTAAAATTAATTTTAATAAGTTTATAACTCATAACTAATTTTTGTATTGTACTTTTGTACAAAATAGTTATGAGTTTTTATATTTTTTGTATGCTATATTCTACAATTTATTTATATATAAAATAAAAATATTTGAAAAAAATAAAAAAATATGCTTATATTATATATAAAAATGTATTTAAAGAAATCAATTAGTACGTTGTTTTAGAGGAGAATAGAAAATGAAAGAAAGAGATAGAATAATACAGGAATATGTTCCAGGAAAACAGGTAACTTTGGCACATTTAATAGCACATCCAGATAAAGATATTTGTAAAAAAATTGGTTTAAATACTGAAACAACTCAAGCCATTGGAATACTTACAATTACTCCTGGAGAAGCAGCTATAATAGGAGCAGACATAGCTACAAAATCTGGAAATGTAGAAATAGGGTTTTTAGATAGATTTAGTGGGACATTAGTAATAAGTGGAGATGTATCTAGTGTTGAAACATCTTTAAAAAGTGTAATAGAATTTCTAAATTCAACTTTAAAATTTTCAACTTCAGAGATTACAAGGTCGTGATTTTATGAAAATTATGTTAGTTGGTCGAACAGGAGCTGGAAAAACAACATTAACTCAAAAAATCAATGGAGAAAATGTTGTATATCAAAAAACTCAGATGATTTCATATGAAGGAAATATTATTGATACTCCGGGAGAGTATATAGAACGTAAATTTTTTAGTAGATTAACAGTAATAGCTAGTGATGTTGATATAGTAGCATTAGTTCAATCAGCACAAGATGAAGAAACTTTTTTTCCACCTAATTTTTCTACAATGTTTAATGGAAAAAGTGTAATAGGTATAGTAACTAAAAAGGATTTAAACTTTAATTGTATTAAAGCAGAAGAATTTTTAAAATCAGCTGGAGCAGAAGAAATTTATTATACAGGATTAGAAGATGAGAAAGAAATTTTAAAATTGCGAGAAAGGATTGGATAAAAATGACAGCAAGAATTGTAATAGCTGAAGATGAGACATTAACAAGAATGGACATGGTAGAGATGCTTACTGAAAATGGATATGAAGTAGTTGGTGAAGCAGGAGATGGCTTAGAAGCTTTAAGAGAATGTCACGAAAAGAAACCTGATATTGTACTTCTAGATGTAAAAATGCCTTTAATGAATGGCTTACAAGTGGCAAAAGTCCTAAATGAAGAAAAATTTTCAGGCTGTATAATTATGCTGACAGCATATAATATTAAAGAATATATTCAAAAAGCAACAGAAAGTTCAGTGATGGGATATCTTATAAAACCTGTAGATGAGGATATTTTTCTTTCAAGGTTAAAAATGATTTATAATACACATCTTAGAATGAAAAAATTTCAAACTGAAGCAGTAGAAGCAAAATTAAAATTAGAAGAAAGAAAGAAAATAGAGAAAGCAAAAGGAATATTAATGAAAAATAAAAAGATTACAGAAGAGGAAGCATATCAAGAAATTAGAAAAATAAGTATGCAAAAAAGAATAACAATGGTAGAATTGTCTGAGATAATAATATTAACAGGGGATATACTATTATGATAAAGAATTATTGTAAAATGTGTTCTACATTAACAAGTTTAGATATAGAAAAATTAGAAAGGGTAGCAGAAACAGTATCTATACTTAGTAGTATTTTAAATATGGATGTATTTTTAGACTGTCCTACAAAAGATAAAGATAGAGCAGTGGTAGTATATCATGCAAGACCAGAAAAAAATAGTTTGTATTCGAAAAGAATTGATGGAGAGATAGCCCACTCTTCAAAAGAACCAGCAGTTTTTAGAACTTTTATAACTGGACTTCCATCAAAAAATTATAAAGCTATAACTCAAGAAGAGCAACAAGTATTTCAAAATATTATACCTGTTTTTAATTCTATACAAGAAACAATTGGAGTTATAATTGTAGAATATAGAGAAAGTCAAGAACATGAATTTAATTCAGATATGTTTAATTTCACAGCTACCAAACTTATAAAAGATATTGATTTTTCAAGAAGTAGAATACCAGAATTTGTAAAAGATGGAATAGTAGTTTTTAATCAAGATGGAGTAGTAACTTATATAAATAAAACAGCTGAAAAAATATATGCTTCTTTAGGATTTGAAAAATCTATTATAGGAGAAGAATTCCAAAATATTATTTTGACTAAGACAACTATTGTTGAAATTTTGAAGAGAAAACAAGAGGAACCAATAGATATTAGTATTTCAAATATGATTTTAACTATTTCATATTTTGTTACCTCTTTAGAAGAAGATAATTATAATATTGTTATGTTAATTAGAGATATTACTAAAGAAAAAAACAATGAACAAGAGATTTTAGTAAAATCAATGGTAATAAAAGAGATACATCATAGAGTAAAAAATAATCTTCAAACAATAGCTAGTCTTTTAAGAATACAAAAACGTCGTGTTGAGAATGAAGAAACAAAAAAAATATTTGATGAAACAATAAATAGGATATTAAGTATAGCTGTAACACATGAAGTTTTGTCTGAAAATGGGATGGATAGTTTAAGTATAAAAACTATATTGCAGTTATTATATAAAAATTTTTTTAAAAACACTATTGACAAAATGAAAAAAATAGAGTTTAATATGGTAGG
The window above is part of the Fusobacterium varium genome. Proteins encoded here:
- a CDS encoding anion permease, which encodes MEKIRQRFYYDKATFLKIFVCFLILGIFWVIPPIEPITKIGMRVIGSFISAVLLLSIVDTVWPVFFTFLTLVMSGVMDLNQILAGSLGNWIFTFVVTSFIMTIALNEVGFTSRLTTYYMSRKFVNNSPWTFTFAFYTIAMLIGMFMDQAAVAAFFIPFTIAILRKLGYDKNDKYSHVLLMGVVFAINIGGAATPISHSLALLGLGIYEQATGQAVNLLTYMIYGIPVAIVLMIIMCLVIRFIIKPDVSKLQNLEIDKILEKTEPMDLKEKVTAIIFFTTVFFWVFPGFLMLFLSKGHPLIQIFSKFPLTFWSLLAVVLLSVIRINNEPIMNLKVTIENKFSWGIIFFISIGVLLGSAVSNPKVGLSEFVILKLKPILDTASPLTVVLLFAFITILLTNFASNVTTITVMTGVAVTVAMANSNLSIEGLVLTTTMCGSLAYVLPSSFATIAMLHSDEYSNSKMVIKYGSLMVLISTVVTTFIGYQIVSLFA
- a CDS encoding LysR family transcriptional regulator, whose protein sequence is MNIQNIEYFIYICENNYNITKASKNLHISQPALSKMLIGLEDSLEAILFVRDKGRLVGLTEAGKIVLESYKEVNLINKQMRKKIKESQKIKLPIVRIGISPYIIDIILGKYLNEIYDNEKYRIEFIEAIGEDLINKFENNIFDILISLNNYNMNKHNYYSERIVADEYIAIVNKDNLLNRKEKLHWSDLKNYTIAIPAKGNQINTQIMRILDKENIPIFNLLSIPSITHLIEIVHEKDIITVLPKIFYEKYKNKEDIKIIHFEKPKFWEVDINILRENRIEDSVIFEILGKIKKLIKKNFSQDLV
- a CDS encoding BMC domain-containing protein, whose product is MKERDRIIQEYVPGKQVTLAHLIAHPDKDICKKIGLNTETTQAIGILTITPGEAAIIGADIATKSGNVEIGFLDRFSGTLVISGDVSSVETSLKSVIEFLNSTLKFSTSEITRS
- the eutP gene encoding EutP/PduV family microcompartment system protein translates to MKIMLVGRTGAGKTTLTQKINGENVVYQKTQMISYEGNIIDTPGEYIERKFFSRLTVIASDVDIVALVQSAQDEETFFPPNFSTMFNGKSVIGIVTKKDLNFNCIKAEEFLKSAGAEEIYYTGLEDEKEILKLRERIG
- a CDS encoding response regulator; the encoded protein is MTARIVIAEDETLTRMDMVEMLTENGYEVVGEAGDGLEALRECHEKKPDIVLLDVKMPLMNGLQVAKVLNEEKFSGCIIMLTAYNIKEYIQKATESSVMGYLIKPVDEDIFLSRLKMIYNTHLRMKKFQTEAVEAKLKLEERKKIEKAKGILMKNKKITEEEAYQEIRKISMQKRITMVELSEIIILTGDILL
- a CDS encoding sensor histidine kinase; translated protein: MIKNYCKMCSTLTSLDIEKLERVAETVSILSSILNMDVFLDCPTKDKDRAVVVYHARPEKNSLYSKRIDGEIAHSSKEPAVFRTFITGLPSKNYKAITQEEQQVFQNIIPVFNSIQETIGVIIVEYRESQEHEFNSDMFNFTATKLIKDIDFSRSRIPEFVKDGIVVFNQDGVVTYINKTAEKIYASLGFEKSIIGEEFQNIILTKTTIVEILKRKQEEPIDISISNMILTISYFVTSLEEDNYNIVMLIRDITKEKNNEQEILVKSMVIKEIHHRVKNNLQTIASLLRIQKRRVENEETKKIFDETINRILSIAVTHEVLSENGMDSLSIKTILQLLYKNFFKNTIDKMKKIEFNMVGDDFIISSDKATSVALVINELIQNAVHYAFSGRTEGKIDIIIEKKTFFSKITVSDNGVGMNVEKYRE